From a region of the Pochonia chlamydosporia 170 chromosome Unknown PCv3seq00015, whole genome shotgun sequence genome:
- a CDS encoding l-fucose permease (similar to Neosartorya fischeri NRRL 181 XP_001257790.1), which translates to MTTKPSFWKRRSLRVRDDSRTNAAEMTLRQSLVPICLVTVLFFLWGFSYGLLDTLNKHFQNTLGIDKSRSAGLQAAYFGAYPLASLGHAAWILRHFGYRAVFIWGLCLYGVGALLTIPAIKAHSFGGFCACIFIIGNGLGSLETAANPYITVCGPPKFAEIRINISQAFNGIGSVVAPVMGSYVFFKFNDEDALRNVQWVYLAIAAFVFILATIFFFSDIPEITDADMEFQASEANAADNNLPFIKQYRLFHAAFAQFCYTGAQVAIASYFINYVTETRPGTSNSLGSQFLAGAQGAFAAGRFAGVGLMHFIKPRVVFGVYLTLCMVFLAPAITQGGNAGVALLYVTLFFESICFPTIVALGMRGLGRHTKRGSGYIIAGVFGGAAVPPLMGRVADMHSTGLSMVVPLCFFIGAWTYALAVNFWPWYKNTIDAYTVTDVGIDPMIDHAEDVEKQKGVDVDKVVVSTQE; encoded by the exons ATGACTACCAAACCATCGTTCTGGAAGAGGCGGTCTCTTCGCGTCCGTGATGATAGCAGAACTAATGCTGCTGAGATGACCTTGCGTCAGTCTCTGGTCCCTATCTGCCTCGTCACggttctcttctttctctggGGCTTTTCTTACGGATTGCTTGATACATTGAACAAGCACTTCCAGAATACCCTAGGAATTGACAAGTCGAGATCTGCTGGTCTTCAAGCAGCTTACTTTGG TGCCTACCCTCTAGCTTCCCTGGGCCATGCAGCTTGGATTCTGCGCCATTTTGGCTACCGTGCCGTATTCATCTGGGGACTCTGCCTGTATG GTGTTGGAGCATTGCTCACTATTCCTGCCATCAAGGCGCACAGCTTTGGAGGATTCTGCGCttgcattttcatcatcGGCAATGGATTGGGGTCCCTGGAGACAGCCGCCAATCCCTATATCACCG TGTGCGGGCCTCCCAAATTTGCCGAAATTCGAATCAATATTTCGCAAGCTTTCAACGGCATTGGCTCCGTAGTTGCACCAGTCATGGGCTCATATGTCTTTTTCAAATTCAACGATGAAGATGCTCTCCGCAATGTGCAGTGGGTATACTTGGCTATTGCAGctttcgtcttcatcttggccacaatctttttcttttctgacATACCCGAAATTACCGACGCGGACATGGAATTTCAAGCCTCGGAAGCCAACGCCGCAGACAACAACTTGCCTTTCATAAAGCAATACAGACTGTTCCACGCTGCATTTGCTCAGTTCTGTTACACAGGCGCCCAAGTCGCCATCGCAAG TTACTTCATCAACTATGTGACGGAGACACGACCGGGAACGAGCAATTCGCTGGGCTCACAGTTCCTGGCCGGTGCCCAAGGCGCATTTGCTGCTGGCCGATTTGCGGGTGTTGGTCTGATGCACTTTATCAAGCCCAGAGTAGTGTTCGGCGTGTACCTGACCCTCTGCATGGTCTTCCTCGCCCCGGCCATTACACAGGGCGGTAATGCCGGTGTGGCGTTGCTGTACGTGACCTTGTTCTTCGAGTCCATCTGCTTTCCAACCATTGTTGCTCTGGGTATGCGCGGGCTTGGCCGTCATACGAAGCGCGGATCAGGGTATATTATCGCAGGTGTTTTTGGCGGCGCGGCCGTGCCGCCGCTGATGGGTCGTGTAGCCGACATGCACTCAACTGGGTTATCCATGGTTGTGCCTCTTTGCTTCTTTATCGGTGCATGGACATATGCACTAGCAGTCAACTTTTGGCCGTGGTACAAGAATACCATTGACGCATATACCGTCACGGACGTTGGTATCGACCCGATGATTGACCatgctgaggatgttgagaagcagaaaggCGTGGATGTGGACAAGGTGGTTGTGTCCACTCAGGAGTGA
- a CDS encoding glycoside hydrolase, family 29 (similar to Metarhizium robertsii ARSEF 23 XP_007819889.1), which yields MRFQFVAAAGLLPLTALAEPCQPYKISITAAKSSTRWTDCQPGECNGRMQMFDITVNNTGTTWVVSQPYVAVTIEGDGLTTHRHGKIMRLRPGDSATVELGVQTEVVHIDRPVNATAHWDDGGSCQGSTTFGFTASYGIPDYQPNVASVSNHEAPNWYRDAKFGIFIHWGVYAVPAYKNEWYWRAQETKNSDVYNHHLATYGRNVVYDDFIANFTAANFDPKAWMDLISDTGAQYFVPTTKHHDGFALFNMSSSISNRNSAKLGPKRDLLGELFAAAKQHHPEIHRGTYFSIPEFFTPASPQNGELESVHTGNFYQGAPKNAYTDKEVPYTGFVNNSFISGIQLPQMNILANDYDTELMWCDIPSLSMADQFAANFFNKAFRENKPVVMNNRCGVVSGKKVPGDYGTPENTANLSFDPKLWEVCRTMDPNSWGYRADTPDSAYMTPNTIVYTLLDAISKGGNLLLNVGPKPDGTIKEIMQTNLRDAGKWIKSHSESIFGTKYWPLGKGGSGNFRYTETDQAFYIHCLTKPSGSINITDPIPWMQGDKVTVVGGRKNGTMVSASASGNSILLDVPQEISDADQYAWTFKITY from the exons ATGCGCTTCCAATTTGTCGCAGCAGCAGGCCTTCTGCCATTGACTGCGCTCGCGGAACCCTGCCAGC CATACAAGATAAGCATCACCGCCGCTAAATCCTCCACAAGATGGACGGACTGCCAGCCCGGGGAATGCAACGGAAGGATGCAGATGTTCGACATTACCGTTAACAACACCGGTACCACCTGGGTAGTTTCTCAGCCATACGTTGCCGTCACCATTGAGGGCGACGGCCTCACAACGCACCGACATGGCAAGATTATGCGGCTTCGACCCGGCGACTCCGCCACTGTGGAACTCGGTGTACAGACCGAGGTTGTCCATATTGACCGACCGGTCAATGCCACCGCCCACTGGGACGACGGTGGCTCTTGCCAAGGCTCTACTACCTTTGGCTTTACGGCTTCATATGGAATCCCGGATTACCAGCCCAACGTCGCCTCTGTGAGCAACCACGAAGCTCCGAATTGGTATCGTGACGCCAAGTTCGGTATATTCATACATTGGGGGGTATATGCCGTGCCGGCATACAAGAATGAGTG GTACTGGCGGGCACAAGAGACCAAAAACTCGGATGTCTATAACCACCATCTGGCGACATATGGTCGGAATGTCGTCTACGAtgacttcatcgccaattTTACAgccgccaactttgaccCTAAGGCCTGGATGGACCTGATCAGCGATACTGGCGCTCAGTACTTCGTACCTACCACGAAGCACCACGACGGATTCGCCCTATTCAACATGTCCTCGAGTATTTCGAACCGAAATTCAGCCAAGCTGGGCCCCAAGAGGGATCTCCTTGGC GAGCTCTTCGCGGCCGCCAAGCAACATCATCCTGAGATCCACCGCGGCACATACTTCAGCATCCCCGAGTTTTTCACCCCAGCGTCCCCCCAAAACGGTGAACTCGAAAGCGTCCACACCGGCAACTTCTACCAGGGTGCCCCGAAGAACGCATACACTGACAAAGAGGTCCCGTACACCGGCTTCGTTAACAATAGCTTCATTTCCGGTATCCAGCTACCCCAGAtgaacatcttggccaacgaCTACGACACAGAACTCATGTGGTGTGATATCCCCAGCCTGTCGATGGCAGACCAGTTCgcagccaacttcttcaataAGGCCTTCAGAGAGAATAAGCCGGTCGTCATGAATAACCGCTGCGGCGTCGTGAGCGGCAAGAAAGTCCCGGGCGATTACGGCACCCCCGAAAATACAGCCAACCTCAGCTTCGATCCTAAGCTGTGGGAAGTGTGCCGCACCATGGATCCCAACTCTTGGGGCTACAGAGCCGATACGCCTGACTCCGCTTACATGACCCCTAACACCATCGTGTACACGCTCCTCGACGCCATATCCAAGGGTGGTAACCTATTGTTGAACGTAGGCCCTAAGCCAGATGGTACGATCAAGGAGATCATGCAGACTAACCTGCGTGATGCCGGCAAATGGATTAAGTCTCACTCTGAAAGCATTTTCGGTACTAAGTACTGGCCTCTTGGCAAGGGTGGATCTGGCAACTTCCGGTATACCGAGACTGATCAGGCATTCTACATCCACTGCCTCACGAAACCGAGTGGATCCATCAACATTACCGACCCGATCCCTTGGATGCAGGGCGATAAAGTCACCGTTGTGGGTGGCCGCAAGAATGGCACTATGGTTAGCGCTAGCGCGTCTGGTAATAGCATCCTTCTGGATGTACCTCAGGAGATTTCCGATGCAGACCAGTATGCTTGGACCTTCAAAATCACGTACTAA